One genomic segment of Streptomyces sp. NBC_00239 includes these proteins:
- a CDS encoding FAD binding domain-containing protein: MSTEPALTDLSAAVLATGGELRAGGTDTTARQRSGVSPGPFTDLGGAGHLRGTSPLPGGGLRIGALTTLAELAADPQVRDGWPALALAAGTAATPQIRAAGTLGGNLLQRNRCWYFRNPHVDCLQKGGTGCPAREGDHHFGVVSGDGPCIAPHPSTLAMALLTYDAQAEVHGESPRNIVDLYGDGDGLHHADHLLPPDRILTSVRLPAPLPGERAACHRAVSRAHAEWPLVEATARLALDGDTVTHAAVAAGGVARVPLRLTEVEAALIGREATPEALVEAAATVLARCRPQPQTGYKATLFRDTVLEVLERAAGPAPAGFGRAG, from the coding sequence GTGAGCACCGAGCCCGCCCTCACCGACCTCTCCGCCGCCGTCCTGGCCACCGGCGGGGAGCTGCGCGCCGGTGGCACCGACACCACCGCCCGGCAGCGCAGCGGCGTGTCCCCGGGGCCGTTCACCGACCTCGGCGGCGCCGGCCACCTGCGCGGCACCTCGCCCCTGCCCGGCGGCGGACTGCGGATCGGCGCCCTGACGACGCTCGCCGAGCTGGCCGCCGATCCGCAGGTACGCGACGGCTGGCCGGCGCTGGCGCTGGCGGCCGGGACGGCGGCGACCCCGCAGATCCGCGCCGCCGGCACCCTGGGCGGCAACCTGCTGCAACGCAACCGCTGCTGGTACTTCCGCAATCCGCACGTCGACTGCCTCCAGAAGGGCGGCACCGGCTGCCCGGCCCGGGAGGGCGACCACCACTTCGGCGTGGTCAGCGGCGACGGCCCGTGCATCGCCCCGCATCCGTCCACCCTCGCGATGGCCCTGCTCACCTACGACGCCCAGGCCGAGGTGCACGGCGAATCCCCGCGCAACATCGTCGACCTGTACGGGGACGGCGACGGCCTCCACCACGCCGACCACCTGCTGCCGCCGGACCGCATCCTCACCTCGGTCCGCCTGCCCGCGCCCCTGCCCGGCGAACGTGCCGCCTGCCACCGGGCGGTCAGCCGGGCGCACGCCGAGTGGCCCCTGGTCGAGGCCACCGCCCGGCTCGCGCTCGACGGCGACACCGTCACGCACGCCGCCGTCGCGGCCGGCGGGGTGGCGCGCGTCCCGTTGCGGCTGACGGAGGTGGAAGCCGCCCTGATCGGCCGTGAGGCCACCCCGGAGGCCCTCGTGGAGGCGGCCGCGACGGTACTCGCCCGCTGCCGGCCGCAGCCGCAGACCGGATACAAGGCCACGCTGTTCCGCGACACCGTCCTGGAGGTCCTGGAACGGGCCGCCGGCCCCGCCCCCGCCGGGTTCGGCCGCGCCGGCTGA
- a CDS encoding molybdopterin-dependent oxidoreductase translates to MEFEVNGAPRAVDVDDDPAAVEVVRDRLGLTGTKLVCAGGVCGACTIQVDGEPRVSCLTPAVALAGRRVTTVEGLSGHPVARAFAGEDALQCGYCTPGFVVEAAAFFARWRAAHGRTRPGREQIADALAGHLCRCGAYERIFSAVAAACAGDYDRTPADGAAPAVPRTEAPEKVDGSARYTTDLRPEGLLEGVIIRSPHAHAHVRSLEAGDVPLVPMLPPDGIVRYVGQPVAAVAAPDRAAARAAAARVTVDYEVLPAALDVRESRAGAGPLVYEDKAARKRAPGSGESPQLVPARWRGNRRGPSAMSKRPATAVRRITEARSRNPERVVEGVFTAAAQTHTPLEPHACLARWVDGALHLEVSTQSVKRVAELAAERFGVPLDRVTANAVHVGGGFGCKMGLTSDVVAAVELARLHDAPVRVVLDRDEELTDGGYRPGARIQLAMVADEDGDLSALAMDADSDGGVSVGGSVAALARFVYGRAPRRLRDFDTVTHRPAGAPFRGPGGPTMCWALEQAVDEMAHRLGRDPIALRRRWDGNLKRHALYDRAETLPVWSSGPRGGTGRFRRGVGVAAANWLYFVDPVTEVELTVEDGTVVARCAVQDMGTGSRTVLRRAVAEGLGVPETRVRAEVGHSDAVHGPTSGGSRTTPSLAPAAAEAAARLRDALGGGDVTARLDSAHGVSVTGRRPRDRRGFVTPLNLTMGGVAIGRGFTGSVQVAEVEVDTRLGRIRPLRVWSGIAAGRIHEDRLARSQCEGAVIQGIGYALFEERRVDPATGRVLTDNLEDYRIPGIGDTPEITVHFHQEGFEHVPGGGVGLGEIATLPTAACLANAVHDATGWRPYDMPIRPDRLLEGLAT, encoded by the coding sequence GTGGAGTTCGAGGTCAATGGCGCCCCGCGCGCGGTGGACGTGGACGACGACCCGGCCGCCGTGGAGGTGGTGCGCGACCGGCTGGGCCTGACCGGCACCAAACTGGTCTGCGCGGGCGGGGTGTGCGGGGCCTGCACGATCCAGGTCGACGGCGAGCCCCGGGTGTCCTGCCTGACGCCGGCGGTCGCCCTGGCCGGCCGGCGGGTGACGACGGTGGAGGGCCTGTCCGGCCACCCGGTGGCGCGTGCCTTCGCCGGCGAGGACGCCCTCCAGTGCGGCTACTGCACCCCGGGGTTCGTCGTCGAGGCGGCCGCGTTCTTCGCGCGGTGGCGGGCCGCGCACGGCCGCACCCGCCCGGGGCGGGAGCAGATCGCGGACGCGCTGGCCGGCCACCTGTGCCGCTGCGGAGCCTACGAGCGCATCTTCAGCGCGGTGGCGGCGGCCTGCGCGGGCGACTACGACAGGACGCCGGCGGACGGCGCGGCCCCTGCCGTCCCGCGCACCGAGGCCCCGGAGAAGGTCGACGGCTCGGCCCGGTACACCACGGACCTGCGGCCCGAGGGACTGCTGGAGGGTGTGATCATCCGCTCGCCGCACGCCCACGCGCACGTACGGTCCCTGGAGGCCGGCGACGTCCCGCTGGTGCCGATGCTGCCTCCCGACGGGATCGTGCGGTACGTCGGACAGCCGGTGGCCGCGGTCGCGGCCCCGGACCGGGCCGCCGCGCGGGCGGCCGCGGCGCGGGTCACGGTGGACTACGAGGTACTGCCGGCCGCCCTCGACGTACGCGAGTCCCGGGCCGGCGCGGGGCCGCTCGTCTACGAGGACAAGGCGGCGCGCAAACGGGCACCGGGCTCCGGCGAGAGCCCCCAGCTGGTGCCCGCCCGCTGGCGCGGCAACCGGCGGGGACCGTCCGCCATGAGCAAGCGACCCGCCACCGCCGTACGCCGTATCACCGAGGCCCGCAGCCGGAACCCGGAGCGGGTGGTCGAGGGCGTCTTCACCGCCGCCGCGCAGACGCACACCCCGCTCGAACCGCACGCCTGCCTGGCCCGGTGGGTCGACGGCGCCCTCCACCTGGAGGTGTCCACGCAGTCGGTGAAGCGGGTGGCCGAGCTCGCCGCCGAACGCTTCGGCGTGCCCCTCGACCGGGTGACCGCGAACGCCGTCCACGTAGGCGGCGGTTTCGGCTGCAAGATGGGTCTGACCTCCGACGTCGTCGCCGCGGTGGAACTGGCCCGGCTGCACGACGCCCCGGTGCGGGTGGTGCTCGACCGGGACGAGGAACTCACCGACGGCGGATACCGGCCCGGCGCCCGCATCCAGCTGGCGATGGTCGCGGACGAGGACGGCGATCTGAGCGCCCTGGCCATGGACGCCGACAGCGACGGCGGGGTCTCGGTGGGCGGCTCCGTCGCGGCCCTGGCCCGGTTCGTGTACGGCCGGGCCCCGCGCCGGCTGCGCGACTTCGACACGGTCACCCACCGGCCGGCGGGCGCCCCGTTCCGCGGTCCGGGCGGACCCACGATGTGCTGGGCGCTGGAGCAGGCCGTCGACGAGATGGCCCACCGGCTCGGCCGGGACCCGATCGCCCTGCGCCGCCGCTGGGACGGCAACCTCAAGCGGCACGCCCTGTACGACCGGGCCGAGACCCTTCCGGTCTGGTCGTCGGGACCCCGCGGCGGCACCGGCCGGTTCCGCCGCGGGGTCGGGGTCGCGGCGGCCAACTGGCTGTACTTCGTCGACCCCGTCACCGAGGTCGAGCTCACCGTCGAGGACGGGACCGTCGTCGCCCGCTGCGCCGTGCAGGACATGGGCACGGGCTCGCGCACCGTCCTGCGCCGAGCCGTCGCCGAGGGCCTGGGCGTGCCCGAGACCCGGGTGCGGGCCGAGGTCGGCCACAGCGACGCCGTGCACGGCCCCACCTCCGGCGGCAGCCGCACCACGCCCTCCCTCGCGCCCGCCGCGGCGGAGGCCGCCGCCCGGCTGCGCGACGCGCTCGGCGGCGGTGACGTCACCGCCCGGCTGGACAGCGCGCACGGCGTTTCGGTGACCGGCCGGCGCCCCCGCGACCGCCGGGGCTTCGTCACCCCCCTCAACCTGACCATGGGCGGCGTGGCGATCGGCCGCGGCTTCACCGGATCGGTGCAGGTCGCGGAGGTCGAGGTGGACACGCGGCTCGGCCGGATCCGCCCGCTGCGCGTGTGGAGCGGCATCGCCGCGGGACGCATCCACGAGGACCGCCTCGCCCGCAGCCAGTGCGAGGGCGCCGTCATCCAGGGCATCGGCTACGCCCTCTTCGAGGAGCGGCGCGTCGACCCGGCCACCGGCCGGGTGCTGACCGACAACCTGGAGGACTACCGCATCCCGGGCATCGGCGACACCCCCGAGATCACCGTCCACTTCCATCAGGAGGGCTTCGAGCACGTGCCCGGCGGCGGTGTCGGCCTCGGCGAGATCGCGACGCTGCCCACCGCGGCCTGCCTGGCCAACGCGGTCCACGACGCGACCGGCTGGCGCCCGTACGACATGCCCATCCGCCCCGACCGGCTCCTGGAAGGACTGGCCACGTGA
- a CDS encoding aminotransferase-like domain-containing protein, translating to MDTTWRPRPAPGGGPLYRRLADGIARDIEAGRLPDGWRLPTVRAVAHRLAVTPGTVSRAYTELSRRGLTSGEAGRGTFVRAGRGVAGFDADADGGAGVVDLSGNWAAPPPSALLDALGGAWTHGQLGTLLGTGLARDADALGADYLDLFGLRVPTHRVIAVSGGQHALFTALTSLTRAGDRIAVDALANPGVRAAARLLGLRPVPVAHDGDGMRPDALAAAAASASVVVTSATLHNPTGVTMPAGRRAELAEVVRARGLTLVEDDPFGPLAKDAPPPVSTLAPRHSVYLASTSKAVAPGLRLAFVSCPPALGDGMAAAARRSAWTPASLAVDLVHRWLVDGLVARLADGRRAESAARLDLVRDLLPEARRCAVGGAHAWVDLGDETGAEFAARARDRGVAVAPEGEFGGGARPGFRIGLGAPNSRPELTRGLLRLAELLRNTAP from the coding sequence ATGGACACAACTTGGCGGCCCCGTCCGGCACCCGGCGGCGGCCCTCTCTACCGACGGCTCGCCGACGGGATCGCCCGTGACATCGAGGCGGGCCGGCTGCCCGACGGCTGGCGCCTGCCGACCGTGCGGGCGGTGGCCCACCGGCTCGCCGTCACCCCGGGCACGGTCTCGCGCGCCTACACGGAGCTGAGCCGGCGCGGCCTGACCAGCGGGGAGGCGGGGCGCGGCACGTTCGTACGGGCCGGCCGGGGGGTGGCGGGCTTCGACGCGGACGCCGACGGCGGCGCGGGAGTCGTGGACCTGTCCGGGAACTGGGCCGCTCCCCCGCCGTCGGCGCTGCTCGACGCGCTCGGCGGGGCCTGGACCCACGGGCAGCTCGGCACGCTGCTGGGCACCGGTCTGGCCCGGGACGCGGACGCGCTCGGCGCCGACTACCTGGACCTGTTCGGTCTGCGGGTGCCGACGCACCGGGTGATCGCGGTCTCCGGCGGCCAGCACGCGCTGTTCACCGCACTCACCTCCCTGACCCGCGCCGGGGACCGGATCGCCGTCGACGCCCTGGCCAACCCCGGGGTCAGGGCCGCCGCCCGGCTGCTCGGCCTGCGGCCGGTGCCCGTGGCGCACGACGGCGACGGGATGCGCCCGGACGCGCTGGCCGCCGCGGCGGCGTCCGCCTCCGTCGTGGTCACCTCGGCCACCCTGCACAATCCGACGGGGGTCACGATGCCCGCCGGCCGCCGGGCCGAACTGGCCGAGGTGGTGCGCGCCCGCGGGCTGACCCTGGTCGAGGACGACCCCTTCGGCCCGCTGGCCAAGGACGCGCCGCCGCCGGTGAGCACGCTCGCCCCGCGGCACAGCGTGTACCTGGCCAGCACCAGCAAGGCGGTCGCCCCCGGTCTGCGGCTGGCGTTCGTGAGCTGCCCGCCCGCGCTCGGTGACGGCATGGCGGCGGCCGCGAGGCGCAGCGCCTGGACCCCGGCGTCCCTCGCCGTGGACCTCGTGCACCGCTGGCTCGTCGACGGGCTGGTCGCGCGGCTGGCCGACGGGCGCAGGGCCGAGTCCGCCGCGCGGCTCGACCTCGTACGGGACCTGCTCCCCGAGGCGCGGCGCTGCGCCGTGGGCGGGGCGCACGCCTGGGTGGACCTCGGTGACGAAACCGGAGCGGAGTTCGCGGCGCGGGCGAGGGACCGGGGGGTGGCCGTCGCGCCCGAGGGCGAGTTCGGCGGCGGCGCACGGCCGGGCTTCCGCATCGGGCTGGGTGCGCCGAATTCCCGGCCGGAACTCACCCGGGGGCTGCTGCGGCTCGCCGAACTGCTCCGGAACACCGCCCCCTGA
- a CDS encoding serine hydrolase domain-containing protein, which yields MGKLADLLADEIRRAGIPGAALVAWKDDRVLTAAAGIADIEQPSSPVTVDTPFRIGSTTKPLTTAAILAAGLPLDDPLPWGMTLRRLLSHTGGMPTDPITPGNLYGPTAPDALARWADGLPRVRPDRTAEPGPWRYSNPGIALAAHVAEQATGVPVADLVDRLVLRPLGMTRTSWRLADAVAWAPAQGHEGSPAAVVRPAFDHAVYAAAGFAYSSAADLARFLRHVPAAMRVRHARTAGEELDGYGLGLYVGTRRGIPRHGHPGGIRGSGCQLQATDDGRAGVALVHNLQPDGGWTFAGDILDTLLEGDFR from the coding sequence ATGGGAAAACTCGCAGACTTGCTCGCGGACGAAATCCGCCGGGCAGGCATCCCCGGCGCCGCCCTCGTGGCCTGGAAGGACGACCGGGTCCTGACCGCGGCCGCCGGGATCGCCGACATCGAACAGCCGTCGTCGCCCGTCACCGTCGACACGCCGTTCCGCATCGGCTCGACCACGAAGCCGCTCACCACCGCCGCGATCCTGGCCGCCGGCCTCCCCCTCGACGACCCGCTGCCCTGGGGCATGACCCTGCGACGGCTGCTCAGCCACACCGGCGGCATGCCCACCGACCCGATCACGCCCGGCAACCTGTACGGCCCCACCGCCCCGGACGCCCTGGCGCGCTGGGCCGACGGGCTGCCGCGCGTACGGCCGGACCGGACGGCCGAGCCCGGCCCCTGGCGGTACAGCAACCCCGGGATCGCCCTCGCCGCCCACGTCGCGGAGCAGGCCACCGGAGTCCCCGTGGCCGACCTCGTGGACCGGCTCGTGCTGCGCCCGCTCGGCATGACCCGCACGTCCTGGCGGCTTGCCGACGCCGTCGCCTGGGCCCCCGCCCAAGGCCACGAGGGCAGCCCTGCAGCCGTCGTACGCCCGGCCTTCGACCACGCGGTGTACGCCGCGGCCGGCTTCGCCTACAGCAGCGCCGCCGACCTCGCGCGCTTCCTGCGGCACGTCCCCGCCGCCATGCGGGTCCGGCACGCCCGTACGGCGGGCGAGGAGCTCGACGGCTACGGCCTCGGGCTGTACGTCGGCACCCGGCGCGGGATCCCGCGGCACGGCCATCCCGGCGGGATCCGCGGCTCCGGCTGCCAGCTCCAGGCCACCGACGACGGCCGGGCCGGCGTCGCGCTCGTCCACAACCTCCAGCCGGACGGCGGCTGGACCTTCGCCGGCGACATACTCGACACCCTCCTGGAGGGCGACTTCCGATGA
- a CDS encoding aminopeptidase → MTGPTTATGGRTRPADVRTARLARTLLEHSLGVRAGETVLIRSTGPAGEPLVRELYAQCLARGARPSVYIHLADEDALVLAATRDPALHRRPDPMLVHLYDTADAVLRIEAEDNPFALRDHPPADQEARQESRFSLIHQQLRRLADGTLRRCTTHYPTEGYARQAGLSLDAYTDLVHRVMLTDTEDPVAAWRREQSRQQRIADRLAGAGTLRIAGADADLRMSLRGRPVDNSCGRQNLPDGELCVAPLEDSVHGWIRASGPAYLHDTEVRDLSLRFHAGRVTDWECSSGAAQVAAALAVDDAAGRIGEIGFGLNERVGEPVGYSLIDTKAAGLMSVSLGQGHTPTGSANHSPVHWTFPVDLRRGSTVTSDGEPVLVDGLPSPPSR, encoded by the coding sequence ATGACCGGCCCCACCACCGCGACGGGCGGCCGCACCCGGCCCGCCGACGTCCGCACCGCCCGCCTGGCCCGTACCCTCCTCGAGCACTCGCTCGGCGTGCGGGCCGGCGAGACCGTCCTCATCCGCTCCACCGGACCGGCGGGCGAGCCGCTCGTACGCGAGCTGTACGCCCAGTGCCTCGCCCGCGGCGCCCGCCCGTCGGTCTACATCCACCTCGCCGACGAGGACGCCCTCGTCCTCGCGGCCACCCGGGACCCGGCGCTCCACCGCCGCCCCGACCCGATGCTCGTCCACCTCTACGACACGGCCGACGCGGTCCTGCGCATCGAGGCCGAGGACAACCCCTTCGCCCTGCGCGACCACCCGCCGGCCGACCAGGAGGCGCGCCAGGAATCCCGCTTCTCCCTCATCCACCAGCAGCTGCGCCGGCTTGCCGACGGCACGCTCCGCCGGTGCACCACGCACTACCCGACCGAGGGCTACGCCCGACAGGCAGGCTTGTCGCTGGACGCGTACACCGACCTCGTCCACCGCGTCATGCTCACCGACACCGAGGACCCGGTGGCGGCCTGGCGCCGGGAGCAGAGCCGCCAGCAGCGCATCGCCGACCGGCTCGCCGGCGCCGGCACCCTGCGCATCGCAGGCGCGGACGCCGACCTGCGGATGTCGCTGCGCGGCCGCCCCGTCGACAACTCCTGCGGCCGCCAGAACCTCCCGGACGGCGAGCTGTGCGTCGCCCCGCTGGAGGACAGCGTCCACGGCTGGATCCGGGCCAGCGGGCCCGCGTACCTCCACGACACCGAAGTGCGCGACCTGAGCCTGCGCTTCCACGCCGGCCGGGTCACCGACTGGGAGTGCTCGTCGGGCGCGGCGCAGGTCGCCGCGGCGCTCGCCGTCGACGACGCGGCCGGGCGGATCGGCGAGATCGGCTTCGGCCTCAACGAACGCGTCGGCGAGCCGGTCGGCTACTCCCTCATCGACACGAAGGCGGCCGGCCTCATGTCGGTCTCCCTCGGCCAGGGGCACACCCCCACCGGCAGCGCCAACCACTCACCGGTGCACTGGACGTTCCCGGTGGACCTGCGGCGCGGCAGCACGGTCACGTCCGACGGCGAACCGGTCCTCGTGGACGGCCTCCCGTCCCCGCCGAGCCGGTGA
- a CDS encoding SDR family oxidoreductase encodes MDGKAILVTGGSRGIGAATALRLAEKGADVAITYAADETAAKEVVRRIEATGHRGIAVKADAGRAEDAAGAVDWAAHTLGRLDVLVNNAAIGVLGPLDALTLPDVDRVLAVNVRGAFLAAQAAADRMGEGGRIINVGTCMTQRVPGPGGTLYTMSKSALTGLTRALARELGDRGITANIVHPGPTDTDMNPADGPHAAPQSAMTALGRFGRPDEVAAMVAFLASREAAYITGAEFSVDGGHAA; translated from the coding sequence ATGGACGGCAAGGCGATTTTGGTGACGGGCGGCAGTCGGGGCATCGGAGCGGCGACCGCGCTGCGGCTGGCCGAGAAGGGCGCCGACGTGGCCATCACCTACGCCGCCGACGAGACGGCCGCGAAGGAGGTGGTCCGCCGCATCGAGGCGACCGGCCACAGGGGCATCGCCGTCAAGGCCGACGCCGGCCGGGCCGAAGACGCGGCCGGAGCCGTGGACTGGGCGGCCCACACCCTGGGCCGACTGGACGTGCTCGTCAACAACGCGGCTATCGGCGTCCTCGGCCCCCTGGACGCACTGACCCTGCCGGACGTCGACCGCGTTCTCGCGGTCAACGTGCGGGGCGCGTTCCTCGCCGCCCAGGCCGCGGCGGACCGGATGGGCGAAGGCGGCCGGATCATCAACGTCGGCACCTGCATGACCCAGCGGGTCCCCGGGCCCGGCGGCACGCTCTACACGATGAGCAAGTCCGCCCTGACCGGACTCACCAGAGCCCTCGCCCGCGAACTCGGCGACCGGGGCATCACCGCCAACATCGTCCACCCCGGTCCGACGGACACCGACATGAACCCCGCCGACGGACCCCACGCCGCTCCCCAGTCCGCGATGACCGCCCTCGGCCGGTTCGGCCGGCCCGACGAGGTCGCGGCCATGGTCGCCTTCCTCGCGAGCCGCGAAGCCGCATACATCACCGGTGCCGAGTTCTCCGTCGACGGCGGCCACGCCGCCTGA
- a CDS encoding SpoIIE family protein phosphatase, giving the protein MRSPLSTRTRSVARQVFVLQVAIVVLLAAGALLALVLQSRHDIDREARNRSVAVAQTFAHSLGLQQALKAPHPSAILQPLTEATRVDAGVDFIVVMDTRGIRYTHPQPERIGERFVGTIGPSLAGHTFTESVDGPLGKEIQAVVPVTAPDGRVVALVSAGLTVKNVTGAVNRQLPVILLSIATGLALATTGTALISRRLRRQTHGLGPLEMTRMYEHHDAVLHAVREGVVITDGEGRLLLANDEAKRLLGLPDDADGRHIADVPGLDRRMAELLLSGRVATDEVVETGDRLLVVNQRPTRPGGRADGGTAVTIRDSTEMQVLTTRADTARRRLKLLYDAGGDIGTSLDVVRTAEELAAVVVPRFADFVTVDLADPVLDGDEPGPGADMRRTAVSGIRPDHPLYPRGRLIDFLPSTPQARGYGTGEAELVPDLAAAPGWHAQDPPRATAIVEYGIHSLIAAPLNARGVVLGVVNFWRSEKPEPFDEDDMSLAVELVARAAVSMDNARRYTREHALAETLQRSLLPRALPEQSAVDVAHFYLPAQSGVGGDWFDVIPLSGSRVALVVGDVVGHGLHAAATMGRLRTAVHNFSSLDLPPDEILARLDDLVQRIDHDGDGGDRHDGVLGATCLYAVYDPVSRRCTVARAGHLPPLLVAPDGTTEIVELPAGPPLGLGGMPFETAELHLAEGSQLVLYTDGLIETRTRDIGEGLELLRTALSHPDRDPQESCRAVLDTLLPARPADDVALLVARTRSLGPDRVAEWEVPFEPSAVGEIRNAAARRVDAWGLSDLAFATELILSELITNALRHGSAPVRVRLLHDHGLTCEVWDASSNAPHLRYAATTDEGGRGLFLVAHLSEQWGTRYTPEGKVIWARQAPPGGPGLVGGAEPDLSAFLDVEPL; this is encoded by the coding sequence GTGCGGTCACCCCTGAGCACCAGAACCAGAAGCGTCGCCAGACAGGTATTCGTCCTCCAGGTGGCGATCGTGGTCTTGCTCGCCGCCGGCGCCCTTCTGGCCCTGGTGCTCCAGTCGCGCCACGACATCGACCGGGAGGCGCGCAACCGGTCGGTGGCCGTCGCCCAGACCTTCGCCCACTCCCTGGGCCTCCAGCAGGCGCTGAAGGCACCCCACCCGTCGGCCATCCTGCAGCCGCTCACCGAGGCGACACGTGTCGACGCCGGCGTCGACTTCATCGTGGTGATGGACACCCGCGGCATCCGCTACACCCACCCCCAGCCGGAACGCATCGGCGAACGGTTCGTCGGGACGATCGGCCCCTCCCTCGCCGGGCACACCTTCACCGAGAGCGTGGACGGCCCCCTCGGCAAGGAGATCCAGGCGGTGGTCCCGGTCACCGCGCCCGACGGCCGGGTCGTCGCGCTGGTCTCGGCCGGCCTGACCGTCAAGAACGTGACCGGAGCCGTGAACCGCCAGCTCCCCGTGATCCTCCTCTCGATCGCGACCGGCCTGGCCCTGGCCACCACCGGAACGGCCCTCATCAGCCGGCGGCTGCGCCGCCAGACCCACGGGCTCGGCCCGCTGGAGATGACCCGGATGTACGAGCACCACGACGCGGTGCTCCACGCCGTCCGCGAGGGGGTCGTGATCACCGACGGGGAAGGACGGCTGCTGCTCGCCAACGACGAGGCCAAACGGCTGCTCGGACTGCCGGACGACGCCGACGGACGCCACATCGCCGACGTGCCGGGACTCGACCGCCGGATGGCGGAGCTCCTGCTGTCGGGCCGGGTGGCCACCGACGAGGTGGTGGAGACCGGAGACCGGCTGCTCGTGGTCAACCAGCGGCCCACCCGCCCCGGCGGACGCGCGGACGGCGGCACCGCCGTCACCATCCGCGACTCCACCGAAATGCAGGTCCTGACCACCCGCGCCGACACGGCCCGCCGACGGCTCAAGCTGCTCTACGACGCCGGCGGCGACATCGGCACCAGCCTCGACGTGGTGCGGACCGCGGAGGAACTCGCCGCCGTCGTCGTCCCCCGCTTCGCGGACTTCGTCACGGTCGACCTGGCGGACCCGGTGCTCGACGGCGACGAGCCCGGCCCGGGAGCCGACATGCGCCGCACCGCGGTCAGCGGCATCCGCCCCGACCACCCGCTCTACCCCCGCGGCAGACTGATCGACTTCCTGCCCTCCACCCCGCAGGCCCGCGGATACGGCACCGGCGAGGCGGAGCTCGTACCGGACCTCGCCGCCGCCCCCGGCTGGCACGCCCAGGACCCGCCGCGCGCGACGGCCATCGTCGAGTACGGGATCCACTCGCTCATCGCCGCCCCGCTCAACGCCAGGGGAGTGGTGCTGGGCGTGGTCAACTTCTGGCGGTCGGAGAAGCCGGAGCCGTTCGACGAGGACGACATGTCGCTGGCCGTGGAACTCGTTGCCCGGGCGGCCGTCAGCATGGACAACGCCCGCCGCTACACCCGCGAACACGCCCTCGCCGAGACGCTCCAGCGCAGCCTGCTGCCGCGCGCCCTGCCCGAGCAGAGCGCCGTGGACGTGGCCCACTTCTACCTGCCCGCCCAGTCGGGGGTGGGCGGGGACTGGTTCGACGTGATCCCGCTGTCCGGCAGCCGGGTGGCGCTGGTCGTCGGAGACGTCGTCGGACACGGTCTGCACGCCGCGGCGACCATGGGCCGGCTGCGGACGGCAGTGCACAACTTCTCCTCCCTCGACCTCCCGCCCGACGAGATCCTCGCCCGCCTGGACGACCTCGTGCAGCGCATCGACCACGACGGGGACGGCGGCGACAGGCACGACGGCGTGCTGGGCGCGACCTGCCTGTACGCCGTCTACGACCCGGTGTCCCGGCGCTGCACGGTGGCGCGGGCGGGACACCTGCCGCCGCTGCTGGTCGCCCCCGACGGCACGACGGAGATCGTGGAACTGCCGGCCGGGCCCCCACTGGGTCTCGGCGGCATGCCCTTCGAGACCGCGGAGCTGCACCTGGCGGAGGGCAGCCAGCTCGTCCTCTACACGGACGGCCTGATCGAGACGCGGACCCGGGACATCGGCGAAGGGCTGGAGCTGCTGCGCACGGCGCTCAGCCATCCCGACCGCGACCCGCAGGAGAGCTGCCGGGCCGTCCTCGACACCCTGCTGCCGGCCCGGCCGGCGGACGACGTGGCCCTGCTCGTCGCGCGGACCCGGTCCCTGGGCCCGGACCGGGTCGCCGAGTGGGAGGTGCCGTTCGAGCCGAGCGCGGTCGGCGAGATCCGCAACGCCGCGGCGCGCCGGGTCGACGCGTGGGGACTGTCGGACCTCGCCTTCGCCACCGAGCTGATCCTCAGCGAGCTGATCACCAACGCCCTGCGGCACGGAAGCGCTCCGGTCCGGGTCCGGCTGCTGCACGACCACGGCCTGACCTGCGAGGTGTGGGACGCCAGCAGCAACGCCCCGCACCTGCGGTACGCCGCCACCACCGACGAGGGCGGGCGCGGGCTGTTCCTGGTGGCGCACCTGAGCGAGCAGTGGGGCACCCGGTACACGCCCGAGGGCAAGGTCATCTGGGCGCGGCAGGCCCCGCCGGGCGGCCCGGGCCTCGTGGGCGGCGCGGAACCGGACCTGTCGGCTTTCCTGGACGTGGAACCGCTCTGA